The DNA segment AAACTGTCTTGGAAGTAAATCAGCGATATCGTAATTTCGAAGATCCCACTTCATATTGGCAATGCGGTCTACAGGGTCAACCGGCAAAAATGGTGCGCTGTGATGCGAATAAACTCTACTCGGAGGAGGAACAAAAATGCATTGACTGGAAGAAATGGCATTGGTCGGATCCAAAAGAGCCACCAAGTCGACCAAGTAAAGCAAACAAGTGAAGAACGTGTAAAATCTTGATGAGTGGACTGTAAAAAATGAGCATACATCAAATTGAGCGTGTggatataataaataatgatagTAATATAGTTTACAGTATCATCGTTAAGAATTATAAATACAGATTCTAATGATTTAAGGtagacaaacttaatatatttacaaataaattaaaagtgttcAGAGTTAAACATTATTGTTGGTTACCATGTTACATATATAACTCTCTTATATCTCTTTCTTAAAGCTGTACACGTgttcattatatattttttctttgaacaGCATCGGACATTAGCTCGGCAATCAGCAAAGTTATATTCAAAGGACTAATTAATGGTTCTCGCATTTCACGTTCACCTCATCTGCTTGCTGTCTTCATTTCAGCGCGAATTATTTGCCACCACAAACAGTTTCCAAACAATTATACTGTCAATCAAAAATTCGCTGCTTATTGTGTTTGTCAGCCGAACTTTCATTGAGTTTGTGTGTCGTTTGGCATCTTAGCCACTCAAATGGTTGCCCACGAGTCAACGCTGTTTTCGTGCTTGTGGTGTTGTCCCCACACAAATGCGCTTCGATACGCAGCCTTTGACAGCCAGCAAGCGCAGAGTTGCTCATCGTCACAATCATCCTTACAATATTGTTCGGCCGCCGATTTCGATTGCTGTGAGCCCGCGAAGCTTCCGTCGCTGCTGTGTTTTGGCTGTTGCCGACCGCTAACAGCGTAAATACCCCATTTTATGTACCTTTCGGGCGTTTCGTTGCGTTATATTGTTGTAAAGTGGCTTAACGGgttcatttgcttcgctttgaaattgttgttgcttttacgcTTCAGCGGCTTTATTGCTTATGGCTCTTtttagtgttgttt comes from the Bactrocera neohumeralis isolate Rockhampton chromosome 2, APGP_CSIRO_Bneo_wtdbg2-racon-allhic-juicebox.fasta_v2, whole genome shotgun sequence genome and includes:
- the LOC126764849 gene encoding uncharacterized protein LOC126764849 translates to MVHVEDNGEPGCKTVLEVNQRYRNFEDPTSYWQCGLQGQPAKMVRCDANKLYSEEEQKCIDWKKWHWSDPKEPPSRPSKANK